The Dissulfuribacter thermophilus genome includes a window with the following:
- the pyrF gene encoding orotidine-5'-phosphate decarboxylase: MNQREIPLDERIIFALDVPSKKLAQEWVRRLEGEVRFFKVGLELFSSAGPDIVEWLIGQNFKVMLDLKFFDVPETVKRAVANLKGTGISFLTVHGFKSVVQAALEADPDFELLAVTVLTSFSEEDKKDLGIGEARTIQDVVLERAKGAVALGCHGIVCSPRELVLLRKELGFDFKCVTPGIRPSFSSKVIQRDDQARTETPGVAISSGADHIVIGRPIRNAEDPVGAARLIKQEILNYLKSPS, from the coding sequence ATGAATCAGAGAGAAATTCCGTTAGATGAGAGGATAATCTTCGCACTCGACGTCCCCTCAAAGAAGTTGGCCCAAGAGTGGGTGAGACGCCTGGAGGGAGAGGTCAGGTTTTTCAAGGTAGGGCTCGAGCTCTTTTCCTCTGCGGGTCCGGACATTGTAGAGTGGTTGATTGGGCAAAACTTTAAGGTGATGTTGGATTTAAAGTTTTTCGACGTTCCAGAGACTGTTAAGCGGGCCGTAGCGAATCTAAAGGGCACGGGCATAAGCTTTTTGACAGTCCATGGCTTCAAGTCAGTTGTTCAGGCAGCCCTTGAGGCAGATCCAGACTTTGAACTATTGGCAGTGACTGTGCTTACCAGTTTCTCAGAAGAGGATAAGAAAGATCTTGGCATTGGCGAGGCACGTACAATTCAAGACGTAGTCCTTGAGAGGGCTAAAGGTGCAGTAGCCCTAGGGTGCCATGGTATAGTCTGCTCTCCTAGGGAACTGGTGCTACTTCGTAAGGAATTGGGGTTTGACTTCAAATGTGTGACTCCAGGTATTCGGCCATCTTTTTCCTCTAAGGTTATTCAACGAGACGATCAGGCAAGGACCGAGACTCCTGGTGTGGCAATTTCTTCAGGGGCTGATCATATAGTGATTGGTAGGCCTATAAGGAATGCCGAAGATCCAGTGGGAGCCGCTCGTCTTATAAAACAAGAAATTTTAAATTATCTTAAAAGCCCATCTTGA
- a CDS encoding anaerobic ribonucleoside-triphosphate reductase activating protein — protein MEIGGLTPFTLSDYPGRVAAIVFTQGCNFACPFCHNSGLIPTGHGSNEMVKVLEFLSKRRGRLKAVVISGGEPTIHPDLPFFLQEIKRLGFEIKLDTNGSRPRVLDQLIQMGLLDFIAMDVKAPWRKYEKLSGCKVDTSVIKRSIEIISKSNISHLFRTTLVPGLLNELDIQEIRRWLPKDSKHIVQAYRPSPSLKSRHFIS, from the coding sequence ATGGAAATCGGAGGCCTCACACCATTTACCCTCTCAGACTATCCAGGAAGGGTTGCAGCAATCGTGTTTACCCAGGGTTGTAATTTTGCCTGTCCCTTTTGCCATAACAGTGGGCTAATTCCCACAGGACATGGCTCAAACGAGATGGTAAAAGTATTGGAGTTTCTATCAAAAAGGAGGGGACGGCTTAAGGCAGTAGTGATCTCAGGAGGAGAGCCAACCATACACCCAGATCTCCCTTTTTTCCTTCAGGAGATTAAGAGGCTTGGATTCGAAATCAAACTTGATACAAACGGAAGCAGACCTAGGGTCCTCGACCAACTCATTCAAATGGGGCTACTGGACTTCATTGCAATGGATGTCAAGGCCCCATGGAGAAAATATGAAAAGCTTTCAGGATGCAAGGTGGATACATCTGTTATAAAGCGTTCAATAGAAATCATTTCAAAAAGCAACATATCCCACCTCTTCAGGACCACCTTGGTCCCTGGCCTCCTTAATGAATTAGATATCCAAGAGATAAGGCGTTGGCTCCCTAAAGACTCTAAACATATTGTCCAGGCCTATAGGCCCTCTCCTTCTTTAAAATCAAGACATTTTATTAGTTAA
- a CDS encoding ribonucleoside triphosphate reductase, with product MQSKDRVFAAEDSPIFVFDKIIKRDGRIVPFDSTKITTAILKAGRATGEFGDVEAKRLTIRVLTLAQAVFADVMPSVEEIQDLVEEVLLASPFKKTAKAYILYRDQHARIRQMVQKADIDLIENYLERLDWKVRENSNMAYSLQGLNNYVSSEVTKTYWLNKIYTPEVREAHLRGDIHIHDLGLLSVYCVGWDLQDLLMSGFRGAPGKAESSPARHFRSALGQIVNFFYTLQGEAAGAQAFSNFDTLLAPFIRYDKLTYREVKQALQEFVFNLNVPTRVGFQTPFTNLTMDLEPPKTLKDQRVVIGGEFKPETYGEFQEEMNMLNQAFLEVMSEGDARGRVFTFPIPTYNITPDFDWENPGLSRLWEVTARYGIPYFANFVTSDMSPDDARSMCCRLRLDVRALEKKGGGLFGANPLTGSIGVVTINMAAIGYRSNSEAEFLEQLERMMEISRTSLECKRKVLERFSEQGLYPYTKFYLRHIKERHGNYWSNHFSTIGLIGMNEACLNMFGKDLSDPEAVAFAARVLDFMKDVLVRFQEETGNLYNLEATPGEGTAYRLAKLDTKRFPGIKIANMEKTDTPFYTNSTHLPVDFTDDIIQVLDLQEPLQSRYTGGTVLHVFLGEAAPDPQAVKDFVRMVCENYSLPYFTITPSFSICPSHGYLEGEQLQCPKCGASTEIYSRVVGYLRPVNQWNDGKQAEFTIRSRFSV from the coding sequence ATGCAGTCCAAAGACAGAGTATTTGCAGCAGAGGATTCACCTATATTTGTGTTCGACAAAATCATCAAACGGGATGGACGCATAGTCCCTTTTGACTCAACAAAGATTACCACAGCCATACTAAAGGCAGGCCGTGCCACTGGCGAATTTGGAGACGTGGAGGCAAAGCGCCTGACCATAAGGGTACTCACCCTCGCCCAGGCTGTATTCGCAGACGTAATGCCAAGTGTTGAGGAGATACAGGACCTTGTTGAAGAGGTGCTCCTGGCCTCTCCATTCAAAAAGACTGCAAAGGCCTACATTCTTTACCGAGACCAGCACGCCAGAATCCGACAGATGGTACAAAAGGCCGACATTGACCTTATAGAGAACTATCTGGAAAGATTGGACTGGAAGGTTCGAGAAAACAGCAATATGGCCTATTCCCTCCAAGGCCTCAACAACTATGTATCGAGCGAGGTCACAAAGACCTATTGGCTCAATAAGATATACACCCCAGAGGTACGAGAGGCGCATCTTAGAGGCGACATTCACATCCATGACCTTGGTCTGTTGTCCGTGTACTGTGTTGGCTGGGATCTTCAAGACCTTTTAATGTCCGGCTTCAGAGGGGCCCCAGGAAAGGCTGAAAGCAGCCCTGCAAGGCACTTTCGTAGTGCCCTGGGCCAGATAGTCAACTTCTTTTATACCCTTCAAGGGGAGGCTGCAGGTGCGCAGGCCTTTTCAAATTTTGACACACTGCTGGCACCATTTATAAGGTACGACAAACTCACATATCGTGAGGTCAAACAAGCGCTTCAGGAATTCGTATTCAACCTAAACGTTCCCACCCGCGTGGGATTCCAAACGCCTTTTACGAACCTCACCATGGATCTCGAGCCCCCAAAGACACTGAAGGATCAGCGGGTGGTTATTGGAGGTGAATTCAAACCAGAGACATATGGTGAATTCCAGGAAGAAATGAACATGCTTAACCAGGCCTTCTTAGAGGTGATGTCTGAAGGCGATGCAAGGGGTAGGGTGTTCACGTTTCCCATTCCCACATACAACATAACCCCAGACTTTGACTGGGAAAACCCTGGACTTTCTAGACTATGGGAGGTCACAGCAAGATATGGCATCCCTTACTTCGCAAATTTTGTCACCTCTGACATGTCTCCAGACGATGCCCGTTCTATGTGTTGCCGTCTCAGGCTCGACGTCCGAGCACTTGAAAAAAAGGGCGGAGGCCTCTTTGGAGCAAATCCCCTTACAGGCTCCATAGGTGTGGTCACTATCAACATGGCTGCCATAGGTTATAGGTCAAACAGTGAAGCAGAATTCCTGGAACAGCTTGAGCGCATGATGGAGATATCGAGGACCAGTCTTGAATGCAAACGAAAGGTCCTAGAAAGATTTTCAGAGCAAGGACTTTATCCATATACCAAGTTTTACCTACGGCACATCAAAGAGCGACACGGAAATTATTGGTCCAATCACTTTTCCACCATAGGGCTCATAGGTATGAACGAGGCGTGCCTGAATATGTTTGGGAAAGACCTCTCAGACCCTGAAGCCGTGGCCTTTGCCGCAAGAGTCTTGGATTTTATGAAGGACGTGCTCGTGCGTTTTCAAGAGGAGACTGGCAACCTCTACAATCTAGAGGCAACTCCTGGCGAGGGGACTGCATACAGGCTCGCCAAGCTAGACACCAAACGATTTCCAGGGATCAAGATAGCAAACATGGAAAAGACCGATACCCCATTTTACACCAATTCCACCCATCTGCCTGTTGATTTTACTGACGACATCATTCAGGTCCTGGATCTGCAAGAACCCCTTCAGTCAAGATACACTGGCGGTACAGTACTTCATGTCTTTTTGGGAGAGGCAGCCCCAGACCCCCAGGCAGTGAAGGATTTCGTCCGAATGGTGTGCGAGAACTATTCCCTCCCCTACTTCACTATCACGCCTTCGTTTTCCATATGCCCGAGCCACGGATACCTTGAAGGCGAGCAGCTACAATGCCCAAAATGCGGGGCATCTACCGAAATATACTCACGAGTAGTGGGCTACCTCAGGCCAGTCAACCAGTGGAACGATGGGAAACAGGCAGAATTCACCATAAGATCCAGATTCTCAGTCTGA
- a CDS encoding amphi-Trp domain-containing protein, which produces MGRETILFKSEERKNRSEIAGILRLIADKVEEGKVSLSNNAQSVEVSLPENMVLEIKVEEEVKHKKKYSLEIELEWTEGGEEPGGVVIN; this is translated from the coding sequence ATGGGACGTGAAACAATACTTTTCAAGAGTGAGGAGAGAAAAAACAGGTCTGAGATCGCCGGAATCCTCCGCCTCATTGCTGACAAGGTGGAAGAGGGCAAAGTGAGTCTAAGCAATAATGCACAGAGTGTCGAAGTCTCTCTGCCGGAGAATATGGTCCTCGAGATCAAGGTGGAGGAAGAAGTGAAACACAAGAAAAAATACTCCCTTGAGATCGAACTTGAATGGACTGAAGGTGGAGAGGAGCCAGGCGGTGTAGTGATAAATTAA
- a CDS encoding radical SAM protein, which translates to MRQLNEIFKKAKDGQRLSDDDLRALLYQVRPGSEEYYHLLYLARRLTFEANGGLAEVHGQIGINVAPCPMDCGFCSFGKGSGVFKENKEIGLEAAVDLALRMEADGANAIYLMITADFPMDRFFEYAYAVKKALKPETPLVANIKDFTDQEAMALKEAGFVGVYHTVRLREGLDTGIAVKRRIETIEAAKDAGLILTYCVEPLGPEHTPEDIVAAAKVGRQYGAVFSGAMRRIPIAGSRLYEKGTITEMELSLVVAAIGLYMGTPFNCTHEPNMPSLMAGANIVWAETASNPRDTRENTEEGRGLSVRDCQRLLQEAGLRPLCPDYSLQSQNKNEDSPKRRIRSRSKLFNI; encoded by the coding sequence ATGAGACAGCTCAACGAAATTTTCAAAAAGGCTAAAGATGGGCAAAGGCTTTCAGACGATGATCTTAGAGCCCTTCTCTATCAAGTCCGGCCGGGGTCAGAGGAATACTATCATCTGCTCTATCTGGCCCGACGACTTACCTTTGAGGCCAATGGCGGTCTGGCCGAGGTCCATGGCCAAATAGGGATAAATGTAGCTCCCTGTCCTATGGATTGTGGCTTCTGTAGCTTTGGCAAAGGTAGTGGTGTCTTTAAAGAAAATAAAGAAATAGGTCTAGAGGCAGCCGTTGATTTGGCCCTTCGTATGGAGGCCGATGGTGCAAATGCCATCTACCTCATGATTACGGCTGATTTTCCCATGGATCGTTTTTTTGAATATGCCTATGCTGTAAAAAAGGCCCTCAAACCTGAAACCCCATTGGTGGCCAACATTAAAGATTTCACCGACCAGGAGGCCATGGCCCTAAAAGAGGCCGGTTTTGTCGGTGTCTATCATACGGTTCGCCTTAGGGAAGGGTTGGATACTGGTATTGCGGTTAAAAGGAGAATAGAAACCATCGAGGCGGCTAAAGATGCCGGACTTATTCTTACGTATTGTGTGGAGCCCCTAGGTCCAGAACATACCCCTGAAGACATAGTAGCCGCAGCCAAGGTAGGAAGGCAATACGGTGCTGTATTCAGCGGGGCAATGAGACGAATACCCATTGCCGGCTCTCGGCTCTATGAGAAAGGGACCATTACTGAAATGGAACTGTCTCTTGTTGTCGCGGCCATCGGTCTCTATATGGGGACTCCGTTCAATTGTACCCATGAGCCCAACATGCCCTCTCTTATGGCCGGTGCTAATATCGTATGGGCAGAGACAGCCTCCAACCCCAGGGATACCAGAGAAAACACCGAGGAAGGACGAGGTCTCTCTGTCCGAGACTGTCAAAGGCTTTTACAAGAAGCGGGCTTGAGACCACTGTGTCCAGATTATTCACTCCAAAGCCAGAACAAAAATGAAGATTCACCCAAGAGAAGAATCCGCTCCAGATCAAAATTATTCAACATTTGA
- a CDS encoding glycosyltransferase: MYQDKNIAVVIPALNEAETIGQVVRSLPEFVDQVVVADNGSQDQTAQEARRAGAVVVFARQRGYGSACLAAIEYLSLRRPDIIVFMDGDGSDDPEQMEDLLRPIVESRCDLVLASRTLGKVESGAMTPVQKFGNQMASWLIDLIWARKFTDLGPYRAISWSALKSLQMSDPDYGWTVEMQIKSARLGLRVKEIPANYRQRQGGQSKVSGTIMGSCLAGWKIISWIVKEALRDRKYLSLGFISYLAIIGLILAYFYNKPLFNIRGQVVYLTDFLVFSYVFVFGLYRFFSKDHPYQKIRIHVIVWLYLIFWGIMPYFFGLKVPTLGGGMVLWPAIHVIGSVMFFIYGLLMIFFGRRLDCGWNCPCVATRETVGFAFRRMTARGKFWWRLRYLKYAFLALLLVYLGYLLFDPTNAYQKVGGFYYKMLTNTYYLSYLFLPLWGNRSYCRVMCPYAALWGIYSYLGFFRIEANSHKCTGCGLCETVCDMGIPIREYVSKGKIRTVECMGCGRCVNICPKGALEIKSAWAYLERPFGKFLTNLGLKGLSFPSKKVRLR; encoded by the coding sequence ATGTATCAGGACAAAAACATCGCCGTTGTAATTCCAGCCCTAAATGAGGCTGAAACTATAGGCCAGGTAGTTAGATCTTTGCCCGAGTTTGTAGATCAAGTAGTAGTGGCTGATAATGGTTCACAAGATCAAACAGCTCAAGAGGCCAGAAGGGCAGGGGCAGTGGTAGTTTTTGCTAGGCAGCGGGGTTACGGCTCTGCCTGCCTGGCTGCCATAGAATACCTTAGCCTAAGAAGGCCGGATATTATTGTGTTTATGGATGGAGATGGCAGTGATGATCCCGAACAGATGGAAGATCTCCTCCGCCCCATAGTCGAGAGCCGATGTGATCTTGTTTTGGCAAGTAGGACTCTGGGTAAGGTAGAGTCTGGGGCCATGACTCCTGTTCAGAAATTTGGAAACCAAATGGCCTCTTGGCTCATAGACCTTATCTGGGCTAGGAAATTTACAGACCTTGGTCCATATCGTGCCATTTCTTGGTCGGCATTAAAGAGCCTTCAGATGTCAGATCCCGATTATGGCTGGACTGTTGAGATGCAGATCAAGTCCGCCCGTCTCGGATTGAGAGTCAAGGAGATCCCAGCCAACTATCGACAACGACAGGGGGGCCAATCCAAGGTCAGTGGTACAATCATGGGAAGTTGTCTGGCAGGGTGGAAAATCATCAGTTGGATAGTGAAGGAGGCCCTAAGAGACAGAAAATATCTCTCTTTGGGCTTTATCAGCTACTTGGCCATAATTGGTTTGATCCTGGCTTATTTTTATAATAAACCCCTCTTTAATATACGTGGCCAGGTGGTGTACCTGACAGACTTTTTAGTCTTTAGCTATGTTTTTGTCTTTGGCCTTTATCGTTTTTTTTCGAAGGATCATCCATACCAAAAGATTCGCATCCATGTGATAGTCTGGCTTTATTTGATCTTTTGGGGGATTATGCCCTATTTCTTTGGCCTAAAGGTCCCAACCTTAGGTGGTGGAATGGTCCTTTGGCCAGCCATTCACGTCATAGGTTCGGTCATGTTCTTCATCTACGGTCTTTTAATGATCTTTTTCGGACGAAGACTTGACTGCGGTTGGAACTGTCCTTGCGTAGCAACCAGAGAGACTGTTGGTTTTGCATTTAGGCGAATGACAGCCCGAGGCAAGTTTTGGTGGCGTTTGAGATATCTGAAATATGCCTTTTTGGCCCTACTTCTGGTCTATCTTGGATATCTCTTATTTGATCCTACCAATGCCTATCAAAAGGTGGGAGGCTTTTATTATAAGATGCTCACCAATACCTATTATCTCAGCTATCTTTTTCTGCCTCTTTGGGGGAACCGAAGTTACTGTCGAGTGATGTGCCCCTATGCCGCGCTTTGGGGTATTTACAGCTATCTGGGATTTTTCCGCATAGAGGCTAATAGCCATAAATGCACAGGATGCGGTCTCTGTGAGACTGTCTGCGATATGGGAATCCCCATTCGAGAATATGTAAGCAAGGGCAAAATAAGGACTGTGGAGTGTATGGGATGTGGCCGCTGCGTTAACATATGTCCTAAAGGGGCCTTGGAAATCAAAAGCGCTTGGGCCTATCTTGAAAGACCCTTTGGAAAGTTCTTAACAAACTTGGGGCTTAAAGGACTATCTTTTCCCTCTAAAAAGGTTAGGCTTCGTTGA
- a CDS encoding sulfotransferase family 2 domain-containing protein, with amino-acid sequence MLISLRYKFLFIHIAKTGGTSIRSALQRYRWRDPSAWFSAICNRMSKLWGHRIGVKIPRHAKAIAAKELLPHETFYQLFKFAFVRNPWDLQVSSWHHIRRERPHIIPESVKTFEDFIKWKLDEDRPYHYIIDTSIELQWNYLIDLDGTPIVDFVGRYEHLVDHFEKACTKAGIVPPPLPHKRRATGRMRDYRAYYNDRLAEMIEKHFKKDIDSLGYSFDKVAPEEPMEFNLTFRQKRPQ; translated from the coding sequence ATGCTTATATCCCTTAGATACAAATTTCTTTTTATACATATTGCAAAGACAGGCGGTACCAGTATACGCTCCGCCCTTCAACGCTACAGGTGGAGGGACCCGAGTGCGTGGTTTTCCGCTATCTGTAATCGCATGAGTAAACTGTGGGGCCACAGGATAGGAGTAAAGATCCCTAGACATGCTAAGGCGATTGCTGCAAAGGAACTCCTTCCCCACGAGACCTTTTATCAGCTCTTTAAGTTTGCCTTTGTTAGAAACCCCTGGGACTTACAGGTGAGCTCATGGCATCACATAAGGCGAGAAAGACCCCATATTATCCCAGAAAGTGTTAAGACTTTCGAGGATTTTATTAAATGGAAGCTGGATGAGGATAGACCCTATCATTATATAATCGATACATCTATTGAGCTTCAATGGAATTATCTTATTGATCTGGATGGAACTCCTATTGTGGATTTTGTAGGGAGATATGAGCACCTAGTGGATCATTTTGAAAAGGCGTGCACCAAGGCCGGTATTGTTCCGCCGCCTCTTCCCCATAAAAGGCGTGCAACTGGAAGAATGCGCGACTATAGGGCCTACTACAATGATAGGCTTGCCGAAATGATTGAAAAACATTTTAAAAAAGACATAGACTCCCTGGGATACTCATTTGACAAGGTGGCACCAGAGGAACCTATGGAATTCAACCTGACCTTCAGGCAAAAGCGACCTCAATAG
- the radA gene encoding DNA repair protein RadA, producing MKRALTTSVFICSQCGHEESRWLGRCPDCGSWNTFEEVLKNRTKKGAAHGPRSRSTANPVQLKTVEAEDDITRLKTGSIELDRVLGGGFVPGSLILIGGEPGIGKSTLLLQVLFRLASMGLKVLYVSGEESPGQIRMRAQRLQSDVPEGLWLLAETDILQVEKAIFELSPDFIVIDSIQTMISPDIQSAPGTVSQVREASRRLMEIAKGGGAPVAIVGHVTKEGVIAGPRVLEHMVDTVLLFEGQRTENFRLLRTVKNRFGATHEVGVFEMTESGLRDVPNPSEFFLSLRPSSVPGSVIVPVMQGTRPILVEIQALVSHSYLAVPRRTTIGIDSNRLALMLAILEKRLDMPFFDKDVFVNVVGGMKIQETATDLALCLSLVSSLRDQPLPNDLIVFGEVGLSGEIRPVSFWDLRINEAQRLGFSKAVIPFVDMLREDKTQENLVGVTGLRDAIEVAFA from the coding sequence ATGAAACGGGCACTCACTACATCTGTATTCATATGCTCCCAGTGTGGCCACGAAGAATCGAGGTGGCTCGGTAGATGTCCGGATTGTGGTTCTTGGAATACCTTTGAAGAGGTCTTAAAAAACAGAACCAAGAAGGGGGCAGCCCATGGGCCAAGGTCGCGTTCCACAGCCAATCCTGTTCAACTTAAAACCGTTGAAGCCGAAGATGACATAACGCGCTTGAAAACAGGGTCCATAGAACTCGACAGGGTCCTTGGAGGTGGATTTGTACCAGGAAGTCTCATTCTAATAGGAGGTGAGCCAGGAATTGGCAAATCCACTCTACTACTGCAGGTCCTTTTTAGACTGGCCTCTATGGGCTTGAAGGTGCTCTACGTAAGTGGAGAAGAATCCCCAGGTCAGATTCGAATGCGCGCTCAAAGACTCCAAAGTGATGTCCCAGAAGGCCTGTGGCTTTTGGCCGAAACCGACATTTTACAGGTTGAAAAGGCCATCTTTGAACTCTCCCCAGACTTTATAGTAATAGACTCGATTCAGACAATGATATCTCCAGACATACAGTCTGCCCCCGGCACTGTAAGCCAGGTAAGAGAGGCCTCGAGGAGACTGATGGAAATCGCAAAGGGCGGTGGGGCACCAGTGGCCATAGTAGGACATGTAACAAAAGAAGGCGTGATTGCAGGGCCAAGGGTATTAGAGCACATGGTAGATACGGTTTTACTCTTTGAAGGCCAACGGACTGAAAACTTTAGACTCCTTCGTACGGTTAAAAACAGGTTTGGCGCAACCCATGAAGTTGGAGTCTTTGAGATGACAGAATCAGGGCTCAGAGACGTCCCAAACCCATCTGAATTTTTTTTAAGCCTTCGCCCCTCCTCTGTACCAGGCAGCGTAATCGTTCCTGTCATGCAGGGGACACGCCCAATCCTCGTTGAGATACAGGCACTTGTAAGCCATTCATATCTAGCTGTTCCACGGAGGACCACGATTGGTATTGATTCCAACAGGCTTGCCCTAATGCTTGCCATTCTTGAAAAACGCCTTGACATGCCTTTTTTTGACAAGGATGTCTTTGTGAATGTTGTAGGAGGTATGAAGATACAGGAAACAGCTACTGACCTTGCTCTTTGTCTGTCCTTGGTCTCAAGCCTTCGAGATCAGCCACTGCCCAATGATCTGATCGTATTTGGCGAAGTAGGGCTTTCAGGAGAGATAAGACCCGTAAGTTTCTGGGACTTACGTATAAATGAGGCGCAGCGTCTTGGATTTTCTAAGGCAGTAATACCATTTGTTGACATGCTCAGAGAGGACAAAACCCAGGAGAACCTAGTTGGTGTTACAGGCCTTAGAGACGCTATTGAGGTCGCTTTTGCCTGA
- a CDS encoding sensor histidine kinase codes for MKKQPLLTCSVFFLLLLFSVLAVLSAIGTYRISVDGSKNLLQTKATDIALSVSFTLERFGLKQQLFNDMLSRPRWDDVAYLALYDQNLIIVLHSNPNLIGIYDEKPTIIETFKTKHMSVHSERLATGEKVFILDFPITLHVENESKIYCLRVALHPYPAEAIVRRANFQLILIGISIVLLWGFTAFFLRFWLKALRLEEELREKEKMAALGEMAAVLAHEIRNPLSSIKGFAQVYQETAESEEEREDFSIIVNEATRLERLTTNLLIYSKPLSIRPEPFSVKEFVSELKKEAELLTPDKNVKITFQRAQKVNLDKEALRQIVLNLLQNALDAANHTSDPEGPKVDVMVSAHKNALQLVVADNGPGIPKDLQAKLFVPFFTTKTKGTGLGLAIVKRLTDLMNGKIKIDSDKGKGTRITIEIPLN; via the coding sequence GTGAAAAAACAACCTCTTCTAACATGTTCAGTATTCTTCCTTCTACTACTTTTTTCTGTTCTAGCAGTCCTTAGTGCTATAGGCACCTATAGGATCTCTGTAGATGGCTCCAAGAACCTGTTACAGACCAAGGCGACAGATATTGCTCTTAGCGTTAGTTTTACACTTGAACGCTTCGGTCTCAAACAACAGCTCTTCAACGACATGCTTTCGCGCCCTAGATGGGATGATGTGGCATATCTTGCACTCTATGATCAAAACCTCATAATAGTGCTTCATTCCAATCCCAACCTCATTGGCATATACGATGAAAAGCCAACCATTATCGAAACTTTTAAGACAAAACACATGTCAGTGCACTCAGAGCGCCTTGCAACCGGAGAAAAGGTGTTCATCCTCGATTTCCCCATTACCCTTCACGTGGAAAATGAATCCAAGATCTATTGCCTCAGGGTCGCTCTCCACCCTTATCCTGCCGAGGCCATTGTAAGAAGGGCAAATTTTCAATTGATATTAATTGGTATCTCTATTGTGCTTTTATGGGGATTTACAGCCTTTTTCTTACGTTTTTGGCTCAAGGCCCTACGTCTCGAAGAAGAATTAAGGGAAAAGGAGAAAATGGCAGCCCTTGGAGAGATGGCCGCAGTTTTAGCCCATGAAATCAGGAATCCCCTGAGCAGCATCAAGGGCTTTGCTCAAGTTTACCAAGAAACAGCCGAAAGCGAGGAAGAACGGGAGGATTTCTCTATTATTGTCAATGAGGCCACCAGACTCGAGAGATTGACCACAAATCTCCTCATATACTCAAAACCATTGAGCATCAGGCCAGAACCATTTTCAGTAAAAGAGTTTGTGTCAGAATTGAAAAAGGAGGCAGAGTTACTCACCCCGGATAAGAATGTGAAAATTACCTTCCAAAGGGCCCAAAAGGTCAATCTCGACAAGGAGGCCCTAAGACAAATTGTCCTAAACCTCCTACAAAATGCCCTGGATGCCGCGAACCATACCAGTGATCCCGAGGGTCCGAAAGTTGACGTCATGGTGTCTGCTCACAAAAATGCCCTTCAACTCGTGGTAGCGGACAACGGTCCTGGAATTCCAAAAGATCTTCAGGCAAAGCTCTTTGTTCCCTTTTTTACCACCAAGACCAAAGGAACAGGACTAGGCCTTGCCATTGTCAAGAGGCTTACCGATCTAATGAACGGCAAAATAAAAATTGATTCTGATAAGGGCAAAGGCACACGTATAACCATTGAGATTCCATTAAATTAG